The sequence TTTCACGAGAAACACGCCACGGCAATGCGCAGAAAACAATAACCTTCACTTCTGCACAGGCAGCCTGGGCCAACCCCCTTTCTCCTGCCAATCGAAGTCCTACCCTCGAAGGAGTCTCTGATGAAGAAGTTCGCACTTCTCGGCGCGCTGGCGCTTTCCGCTCTTACCGCCCTGGCCCACGCCGATGACAAACCGGTGCGTATCGGTATCGAAGCGGCCTACCCGCCGTTCTCCTTCAAGACTCCCGACGGCAAGCTGGCAGGCTTCGACGTGGACATCGGCAACACCCTCTGCGAAGAGATGAAGGTCAAGTGCGTGTGGGTCGAGCAGGAATTCGACGGCCTGATCCCGGCGCTGAAAGTGCGCAAGATCGACGCCATCCTGTCGTCGATGACCATCACCGACGAGCGCAAGAAGTCGGTCGACTTCACCAACAAGTACTACAACACCCCGGCGCGCTTCGTGATGAAGGAGGGCGCCAGCCTCAATGATCCGAAGGCCGACCTCAAAGGCAAGAAGATCGGCGTTCTGCGCGGCAGCACCGCCGATCGCTACGCCACCGCCGAGCTGACTCCGGCCAGCGTCGAAGTCGTGCGCTACAACTCCCAGCAAGAAGCCAACATGGACCTGGTTGCCGGTCGCCTGGACGCAATCGTCGCCGACTCGGTGAACCTGGATGACGGCTTCCTGAAGACCGATGCTGGCAAAGGCTACGCCTTCGTCGGCCCGCAGCTGACCGACGAGAAGTACTTCGGCGAAGGCGTGGGCATCGCCGTGCGCAAGGGCGATAGCGCCCTGGCTGGCAAGTTCAACGATGCCATCACCGCCATCCGCGCCAACGGCAAGTACAAGCAGGTCCAGGACAAGTACTTCAAGTTCGACGTCTACGGCTCGAACTGACGCCTGATCCCGAAGTGGCGCAAACCCGGGCCGAGACCTGAAGTTTGTGCCACTTTTTTATTGGGCGGCGGACGCTGTAGCGACCGCCGCGGACAATCCGGGCTGCGTGCCGCGCAGCCTGCCGATCTGCGCTTGCCCGGACGGCGAGTAGTTCCATGAGGTGCTGACCATGATTCACGGTTACGGGGCGACCATCGTCGACGGCGCTTGGCTGACGCTTCAGCTGGCCCTGCTGTCGATGCTGCTGGCCATAGTGCTTGGCCTGGCGGGTGCGGCCTTCCGCCTTTCGCCAATTCGCTGGCTGGCCTGGCTGGGCGATCTGTACGCCACCGTGATCCGCGGCGTGCCCGACCTGGTGCTGATCCTGCTGATCTTCTACGGCGGCCAGGGCCTGCTCAACTGGATCGCGCCGCAGCTGGGTTACGAGGATTACATCGACCTCAACCCGTTCGTGGCTGGTGTCGGCACCCTTGGCTTCATCTTCGGCGCCTACCTCTCGGAAACCTTCCGCGGCGCGTTCATGGCCATCCCCAAGGGCCAGGCCGAAGCCGGTTTCGCCTACGGCATGAGCCACCTGCAGGTGTTCTTCCGTGTGCAGGTGCCGCAGATGATCCGCCTGGCCATTCCCGGCTTCACCAACAACTGGCTGGTGCTGGTAAAGGCCACGGCGCTGATCTCGGTGGTCGGCCTGCAGGACATGATGTTCAAGGCCAAGCAGGCCTCCGACGCCACCCGCGAGCCCTTCACCTACTACCTGGCCGTGGCGGCGCTGTACCTGGTCGTCACCACTGTCTCCCTGGTTCTGCTTCGTGTGCTCGAGCGCCGCTATTCGGTCGGCGTGAAAGTCGCGGACCTGTAAGGAGAGGGCATAGCAATGATCTTCGATTACGCCATCGTCTGGGAAAACCTGCCGCTGTACTTCAGTGGTCTGCTGGTGACTCTCAAGCTACTCGCCATCTCCTTGCTCATCGGCCTGCTGTTCGCCGTGCCGCTGGCGCTGATGCGTGTGTCCAAGCAGCCGGCGGTGAACCTTCCGGCATGGCTCTACACCTATGTCATCCGCGGCACGCCGATGCTCGTGCAGCTGTTCCTCATCTACTACGGATTGGCGCAGTTCGAGGCGGTGCGCAACAGCGTGTTCTGGCCGTGGCTGTCCAATGCCAGCTTCTGTGCCTGCCTGGCCTTTGCCATCAACACCAGCGCGTACACCGCCGAAATCCTCGCCGGCAGTATCCGGGCCACCCCGCACGGTGAGATCGAGGCGGCCAAGGCGGTCGGCATGTCGCGCCTGAAGATGTCCCGCCGTATCCTCCTGCCCTCGGCGCTGCGCCGCGCGCTGCCGCAGTACAGCAACGAAGTGATCATGATGCTGCAGACCACCAGCCTGGCGTCCATCGTCACCCTGGTGGACATCACCGGCGCCGCGCGCACCGTGTACTCGCAGTACTACTTGCCGTTCGAGGCCTTCATCACCGCCGGCCTGTTCTACCTGGTCCTCACCTTCATCCTGGTGCGCCTGTTCAAGATGGCCGAGCGTCGTTGGCTGGCCTACCTGGCGCCGCGCAAGCACTGAGCCGGAAGAGGGAAGCAGCATGCAAAGAGTCGATCACCTGCTGCCTGGCGCGAGCCTGGGCAGCGAGCGGCGCCTGAGCGTATTCCGCTTCGGCGCCGGCGAACGCAAGGTCTACATCCAGGCCAGCCTGCATGCCGACGAACTGCCGGGCATGCGTACCGCCTGGGAGCTGAAGCAGCGCCTTGCCGCGCTGGAGGCAGAGGGGCGGCTGAACGGCGTGGTCGAGCTGGTCCCGGTGGCCAACCCGATCGGCCTCGGCCAATGGCTGCAGGCCAGCCACCTCGGGCGCTTCGAGATGAACGGCGGGCAGAACTTCAACCGCGGCTTCGTCGAGCTGGCATCGTTGGTCGGCCCACGCGTTGCCGCTCAACTGGGCGACGACGAACAGGCCAACGTGCGGCTCATCCGCCAGGCCATGCGCGAAGTGCTGGACGAGCTGCCGCCGCCGGTCGGCGAGCTGCAGGCCATGCAGCGCCTGTTGCTGCGCCATGCCTGCGATGCCGAGATCGTGCTCGACCTGCATTGCGACTTCGAGGCTTGCGTGCACCTCTACGCCCTCCCGCAACACTGGCCGCGCTGGCGCTCCCTGGCGGCGCGCCTGAAGGCCGGTGTCGCACTGCTGGCCGAGGACTCCGGCGGCAACTCGTTCGACGAATCCTGCTCGCTGCCCTGGCTGCGCCTGGCGCGGGCTTATCCACAGGCGGCGATTCCGCCGGCTTGCCTGGCCACCACCGTGGAGCTGGGCAGCATGGGTGACACCCGCATCGAGCAGGCGCGTGGCAGCGCCGAGGCAATCCTCGGCTTCCTCGCCGAACAGGGGCTGATCGCCGGCGAATGGCCAGCAATGCCCGAGCAGTGCTGCGAGGGCGTGCCTTTCGAAGGTACCGAATACCTGGCTGCGCCCCATGCGGGGGTGGTCAGCTTCCTGCGCCACGCCGGCGAGCGGGTGGAAAAGGGCGAGGCGCTGTTCGAGGTGGTGGACCCCTTGAGCGACAAAGTCAGCACCGTGCGCGCCGGGACATCCGGCGTGCTCTTCGCCCTCGAGCGGGGGCGATACGCGCTGGCAGGACACTGGATGGCCAAGGTGGCCGGGCGTGAGCCGTTCCGTACGGGCCGGCTGATCAACGACTGAATTCGAGTAACCGACATGTACAAACTGGAAATCCAAGACCTGCACAAGCGCTACGGCAACCACGAAGTGCTCAAGGGCGTCTCCATGGCGGCCAAGGCGGGCGACGTGATCAGCATCATCGGCTCCTCCGGCTCGGGCAAGAGCACCTTCCTGCGCTGTATCAACCTGCTGGAGCAGCCCCACGCCGGCAAGATCCTCCTCAATGGCGAGGAGCTGAAGCTGGTGGCGAACAAGGACGGCGGGCTCAAGGCCGCCGACACCAAGCAGCTGCAGCGCATGCGTTCGCGCCTGTCGATGGTGTTCCAGCACTTCAACCTGTGGTCGCACATGAGCGCCCTGGACAACGTCATGGAAGCGCCGGTGCACGTGCTCGGTGTGTCCAAGGCAGAAGCCCGCGACAAGGCCGAGCACTACCTGGCCAAGGTCGGCGTGGCGCACCGCAAGGATGCCTACCCGGCACACATGTCCGGCGGTGAGCAGCAGCGCGTGGCCATCGCCCGTGCGCTGGCCATGGAGCCGGAGGTGATGCTGTTCGACGAGCCGACTTCGGCGCTCGACCCTGAGCTGGTCGGCGAGGTGCTCAAGGTCATGCAGGACCTCGCCCAGGAAGGCCGCACCATGGTGGTGGTGACCCACGAGATGGGCTTCGCCCGCGAGGTTTCCAACCAGCTGGTGTTCCTGCACAAGGGGCTGGTGGAAGAGCGTGGATGCCCGAAGGAAGTGCTGGCCAACCCGCAATCGGACCGCCTCAAGCAGTTCCTGTCCGGCAGCTTGAAGTAAGCTGTACCTCGTCCATGTCGACAGAAGCCTTCGAATGACTGCCCAACGTATCGGTTTCCTGCTCTGGCCCCAGACTCGCGCGCTGACCCTGGCGCTCGCCGAGGAGGCCCTGCGGGTCGCCCGGCGCCTGCACCCCGAAGCGCTCTACGATCCGGTCTTCATGTCCGTCGAGCCGTCGGTCGAAGGGGAGGGCTGGCGCCTGCCGGGGCAGTCCTGGCAGGGCATGCTGGAGCAGTGCCAGCGAGTCTTCCTGGTTGCCGACGAGGCGCCGCAACATATCTCCGCACCGCTGGCTGCCGCGCTCAAGCAACTCGCCCGCGGCGGCGTGAGCATCGGCGCGCTGTCGGCCGGCATCTACCCGCTGGCCCAGCTCGGCCTGCTCGACGGCTATCGCGCCGCGGTGCACTGGCGCTGGCACGACGACTTCACCGAGCGCTTCCCGAAAGTCATCGCCACCAACCACCTGTTCGAGTGGGATCGCGACCGCCTCAGTGCCTGCGGCGGCATGGCTGTGCTCGACCTGCTGCTGGCCGTGCTGTCTCGAGACCACGGTGCGGAACTGGCCGGTGCAGTGTCGGAAGAGCTGGTGGTCGAGCGCATCCGCGAAGGCAACGAGCGCCAGCGCATCCCGCTGAAGAACCGCCTCGGCTCCAGTCACCCGAAGCTCACCCAGGCGGTGCTGCTGATGGAGGCCAACATCGAGGAGCCGCTGACCACCGACGAGATTGCCCAGCACGTCTGCGTCTCGCGTCGTCAGCTGGAGCGCATCTTCAAGCAGTACCTGACCCGCGTGCCCAGCCAGTACTACCTGGAGCTGCGCTTGAACCGCGCGCGGCAGATGCTGATGCAGACCAGCAAGTCGATCATCCAGATCGGCTTGTCCTGCGGCTTCTCCAGCGGCCCGCACTTCTCCAGCGCCTACCGCAACTTCTTCGGCGTGACCCCGCGCGAAGACCGCAACCAGCGTCGCGGCCAGGGCTCCGCGGAAGCTACGCCGGCTGCAGGCAGCGAGCGCGGCTGAGTCCGTTCCCAGCAGGGGGCCTCCCTGTAGGAGCGAATCTCATCCGCGAAGATCCCCGCACCGATACATCCACCTAGGAGCGCGCCATGTGCGCGAATCGCGGATAAGGTCCGCTCCTACAGGGGCACGTCGTGCATCGAGGTTCGCTTCTACGAACTGCTTTGGGGTTTCAGGAGAAACGCCCACATCCGCCCTGTCCTCACACCGCACAAATTCACCAAGCGCCTTGTACCCACTGGGGCTCCCTGCCTTTACACTGCGCCTTCCCGACGCTTTCTGTCGCATTTCCGAAAACCGCGGAAATCCCCGGGTTGGCGCTATAAGAAGTTGTCGCTTCGCGGCAATGCCAGCCCCTGATCAGCCCCTACAATCCCTCCATCGATAGCCGCCCTACCAGGCAGGAGAACTCCGATGTCCGCTCCGCAAGCGCAGGTTCAACGTTCCGACTTCGACCAGCTGATGGTCCCCAACTACTCCCCGGCCGCTTTCATTCCGGTGCGTGGTCAGGGTTCGCGAGTCTGGGACCAGAGCGGCCGAGAGCTGGTGGACTTCGCCGGCGGCATCGCCGTGAACTCCCTGGGCCATTGCCATCCGGCGCTGGTCGGTGCGCTGACCGAACAGGCCAACAAGATCTGGCACGTGTCCAACGTGTTCACCAACGAACCGGCCCTGCGCCTGGCGCAGAAACTGATCGGCGCCACCTTCGCCGAACGCGTGTTCTTCGCCAACTCCGGCGCCGAGGCCAACGAGGCTGCGCTGAAGCTGGCCCGTCGCTATGCCCATGACGTCTACGGCCCCGAGAAGTTCGAGATCATCTCGATGGTCAACAGCTTCCACGGTCGTACCCTGTTCACCGTCAATGTCGGTGGCCAGGCCAAGTACTCCGACGGCTTCGGTCCGAAGGTGCAGGGCATCACCCATATTCCGTTCAACGACCTGGACGCGCTGAAAGCCGCCATCTCCGACAAGACCTGCGCGGTGATCCTCGAGCCGGTGCAGGGCGAGAGCGGCGTGCTGCCGGCCGACAAGGCCTACCTGGAAGGCGTGCGCAAGCTGTGCGACGACAACGGCGCGCTGCTGATCTTCGACGAAGTGCAGAGCGGCTTCGGCCGGACCGGCCACCTGTATGCCTACCAGCACTATGGCGTGACCCCGGACATCCTCTCCAGCGCCAAGAGCCTGGGCGGCGGCTTCCCGATCGGCGCCATGCTGACCACCGCGAAGATCGCTGAGCATCTGGTCGTCGGTACCCACGGCACCACCTACGGTGGCAACCCGCTGGCCTGTGCCGTTTCTGGCGCCGCCTTCGATGTGATCAATACTCCTGAAGTGCTCGAAGGCGTGCGCGCCAAGCACGAGCGCTTCAAGGCGCGCCTGGAGAAGATCGGCCAGGAATACGGCATCTTCACCCAGGTTCGCGGTCTCGGCCTGCTGATCGGCGCGGTGCTTTCCGACGCCTGGAAAGGCAAGGCCAAGGACGTCTTCAACGCCGCCGAGAAGGAAGGCGTGATGGTCCTGCAGGCCGGTCCGGACGTGGTTCGCTTCGCGCCCAGCCTGGTGATCGCCGATGCCGACATCGACGAAGGCCTGGATCGCCTCGAGCGCGCGGTCGCCAAGCTGACCCGCGGCTGAATCGCCGTACGGCGCCGGGAGTCTCCGGCGCCGGTTCGATCCGGCCGGACGTGGTCCGGCCGTTCTTAGCAGGCCCCGAATGCGTTGGCGCAGGCTGCGTCCTGCGCGCAACCCAGGGAGGGATGTTTCATGTGGTTTTGTCTGGATAGAGGAGTGACGCCATGCTGGTGATGCGCCCCGCCCAAGTGGCCGACCTGCAGCAGGTGCAGCGTCTCGCCGCGGACAGCCCGGTCGGCGTCACGTCGCTGCCGGACGACGCGGAACGATTGAAAGAGAAGATTCTTGCCTCGGAGGCCTCGTTCGCCGCCGAAGTCAGCTTCAACGGCGAAGAAAGCTACTTCTTCGTGCTCGAGGATACGCAGAGCGGGCGCCTGGTCGGCTGCTCGGCGATCGTCGCCTCGGCCGGCTTTTCCGAGCCGTTCTACAGCTTCCGCAACGAGACCTTCGTGCACGCCTCGCGCGAGCTGAAGATCCACAACAAGATCCATGTCCTCTCGCTGTGCCACGACCTCACCGGCAACAGCCTGCTGACCAGCTTCTACGTCGAGCGCGACCTGGTGAACACGCCCATCGCCGAGCTCAACTCCCGTGGTCGCCTGCTCTTCATGGCCAGTCATCCGGAGCGCTTCGCCGATGCTGTCGTCACCGAGATCGTCGGCTACAGCGACGAGCAGGGCGAGTCGCCGTTCTGGAATGCCGTCGGGCGCAACTTCTTCGACCTCAACTACAGCGAGGCCGAGAAGCTGTCCGGGCTGAAGAGCCGCACCTTCCTCGCCGAGCTGATGCCGCACTACCCTATCTACGTGCCGCTGCTGCCGGACGAGGCGCAAGAGGCCATGGGCCAGGTGCATCCGCGCGCGCAGATCACCTTCGACATCCTGATGCGCGAAGGCTTCGAGACCGACAACTACATCGACATCTTCGATGGCGGTCCGACCCTGCATGCGCGCACTTCGGGCATCCGTTCGATCGCCCAGAGCCGCCTGGTGCCGGTGCGCATCGGCGAAGTGCCGAAGGCGACCCGCAGCTACCTGGTCACCAACGGCCTGCTCCAGGACTACCGCGCGGTGGTCGCCGAGCTCGACTGGGTTCCCGGCAAGCCGGTCACCCTGAGTGCGGAAACCGCCGAGGCCCTGGGCATCGGCGAAGGCGCCAGCGTCCGCCTGGTGGCGGTCTAACCAGTTCCGGGGAATCCATATGATCGTTCGTCCTGTCACCAGCGCCGACCTGCCGGCCCTCTTCGATCTGGCGCGCAGCACCGGCACCGGGCTGACCACGCTGCCGGCCAACGAGCAGCGCCTGGCGCACCGCGTCAGCTGGGCCGAGAAGGCCTTCCGTGGCGAAGCCGAGCGCGCTGACGCCGACTACCTGTTCGTGCTCGAGAACGACGACGGCAAGGTCGTCGGCATCTCCGCCGTAGCTGGCGCAGTCGGCCTGCGCGAGCCCTGGTACAACTACCGCGTCGGCCTCACTGTCAGCGCCTCCCAGGAGCTGGGCATCCATCGCGAGATTCCCACGCTGTTCCTGGCCAACGACCTCACCGGGCAGTCCGAGCTGTGCTCGCTGTTCCTGCACGCCGATGCGCGGACCGGCCTCAACGGTCGACTGCTGTCCAAGGCGCGCTTCATGTTCATCGCCGAGTTCCGCGAACTGTTCGGCGACAAGGTGATCGCCGAGATGCGCGGCATGTCCGACGCTGCCGGCCGCTCGCCGTTCTGGGAAAGCCTGGGCCGGCACTTCTTCAAGATGGAGTTCAGCCAGGCCGACTACCTGACCGGCGTCGGCAACAAGGCCTTCATCGCCGAACTGATGCCGAAATTCCCGCTGTACACCTGCTTCCTCTCGGAAGAGGCGCGCAACGTGATCGGCCGCGTGCATCCGGACACCGAGCCGGCGCTGGCCATGCTCAAGGGGGAAGGCTTCAGCTACCAGGGCTACGTCGACATCTTCGACGCCGGCCCGGCCATCGAGGCGCCGACCGAGAAGATCCGTGCCATCGCCGACAGCCAGACGCTGGTGCTGGCCATCGGCACGCCGGGCGACGATGCCGAGCCGTACCTGATCCACAACCGCAAGCGCGAGGAGTGCCGCATCACCGCGGCGCCGGCGCGGGTCGCCGCCGGCTCCCTGGTGGTCGACGCGCAGACCGCCAAGCGCTTGCGTCTTGCCGCGGGCGCCTCGGTGCGCGCGGTGCCGCTGTCCGCCGGAAAACGCAGCTGATCCCGCGCGGATCGGAGGAGAACAAGAGATGACTACCCACTACATCGCCGGCCAGTGGCTGGCGGGCGAGGGCGAGACCCTGGAATCCCTCGACCCGGTCAGCCAGGCCGTGGTCTGGCACGGCCGTGGCGCCAGTGCCGCGCAGGTCGGCGCCGCAGTCGCGGCCGCCCGTGCGGCCTTCCCGGCCTGGGCTCGTCGCCCGCTGGAAGAGCGCATCGCCGTGCTGGAGGCCTTCGCTGCAACCCTCAAGGCGCGTAGCGACGAGCTGGCCCGGGCGATCGGCGAGGAAACCGGCAAACCGCTGTGGGAAGCGGCCACCGAAGTCACCAGCATGGTCAACAAGGTGGCCATCTCGGTGCAGGCTTATCGCGAGCGTACCGGGCTGAAGTCCGGCCCGCTGGCCGATGCCACCGCTGTGCTGCGGCACAAGCCGCATGGCGTGGTAGCCGTGTTCGGTCCCTACAACTTCCCCGGCCACCTGCCCAACGGGCACATCGTTCCGGCGCTGCTGGCCGGCAACGCGGTGATCTTCAAGCCCAGCGAGCTGACCCCCAAGGTCGCCGAGCTGACCGTGCGTGCCTGGATCGACGCCGGCCTGCCGGCCGGCGTGCTCAACCTGGTGCAGGGTGCCCGTGAAACGGGTGTCGCCCTGGCCGGCCATGCCGACATCGATGGCCTGTTCTTCACCGGCTCCAGCCGCACCGGCAACCTGCTGCACAGCCAGTTCGGTGGGCAGCCGCAGAAGATCCTGGCGCTGGAGATGGGCGGCAACAACCCGCTGATCGTCGACCAGGTGAAGGACGTCGAAGCTGCCGTCTACACCATCATCCAGTCCGCCTTCATTTCTGCTGGCCAGCGCTGCACCTGCGCGCGCCGCCTGCTGGTGCCCGCCGGCGAGTGGGGCGATGCCCTGCTGGCGCGCCTGGTGGCGGTGGCAGCGAGCATCAAGGTCGGCCGCTTCGACGAACAGCCGGCGCCGTTCATGGGCTCCGTGGTCTCGCTAGCCGCCGCCGAGCAACTGCTCAAGGCCCAGGCCAACCTGCTGGCCAAGGGCGCCGAAGCCCTGCTGGCGATGACCCAGCCGCAGCCGGGCGCTGCCCTGCTGACCCCGGGCATCCTCGACGTGACGGCGGTTGCCGATCGCCCGGACGAGGAATTCTTCGGCCCGCTGCTGCAGGTCATCCGCTACGCCGACTTCGACGCCGCCGTGCGTGAAGCCAACGCTACCCAGTACGGCCTGGCCGCCGGCCTGCTGTCGGATTCCCGCGAGCGTTTCGAGGACTTCCTTCTCGAGAGCCGCGCCGGCATCGTCAACTGGAACAAGCAGCTCACCGGCGCCGCCAGCAGCGCGCCTTTCGGTGGCATCGGCGCGTCGGGCAACCATCGACCGAGCGCCTACTACGCGGCCGACTATTGCGCCTATCCGGTCGCCTCGCTGGAAAGCGAAAGCCTCAGCCTGCCTGCAACCCTGACTCCGGGAGTGAGCCTGTGATGACTGCCTATGAAATGAACTTCGACGGTCTGGTCGGGCCGACGCACAACTACGGCGGGCTGTCCTACGGCAACGTCGCTTCGCAGAGCAACAGCCAGGCGGCTTCCAACCCGAAGGAAGCCGCCAAGCAGGGCCTGGCGAAGATGAAGGCGCTGATGGAGATGGGCTTCAAGCAGGGCGTGCTGGCCCCGCAGGAGCGCCCGGCAGTCGCCTCGCTGCGCGCGCTCGGCTTCTCCGGCACCGACGCCGAGGTAATCGCCAAGGCAGCGAAGGAAGCAATGCCTTTGCTCGCCGCGGTCAGCTCGGCCTCCTGCATGTGGACGGCCAACGCCGCAACTGTCAGCCCGAGCGCCGACACGGCAGACGGCCGCGTGCACTTCACCGCGGCCAACCTGAACTGCAAGTTCCACCGCTCCATCGAACACCCGGTCACCAGCCGCATCCTCGGCGCCATGTTCCGCGACGAGAAGCACTTCGCGCACCACGCCGCGCTGCCGGCGGTGGCGCAGTTCGGTGACGAAGGCGCGGCCAACCACACGCGCTTCTGCAAGTCCTACGGCGAAGCCGGTGTGGAGTTCTTCGTCTTCGGCCGCAGCGCCTTCGACAGTCGCTTCCCGGCGCCGCAACGCTATCCGGCGCGGCAGACCCTGGAGGCCTGCCAGGCGGTCGCCCGCCTGCACGGCCTGGGTGAGGAGGGCGTGGTCTACGCCCAGCAGAACCCGGCGGTGATCGACCAGGGCGTGTTCCACAACGACGTGATCTCCGTGGGCAACGGCGAAGTGCTGTTCCACCACGAAGATGCCTTCCTCGACACCGAGCGCGTGTTGGCCGAACTGCATGACAAGCTGGGCCGCCGTGGCGGGGGCGTGTCACCGTGGAAGACGCGGTACGTTCCTACCTGTTCAACAGCCAGCTGCTCAGCCGCGCCGATGGCAGCATGCTGCTGATCGTCCCGGAGGAGTGCCGCAAGAACGAACGCGTGTGGAACTACCTGTCGCGCCTGACCGCCGAGGACGGCCCGATCCGCGAGGTGAAGGTCTTCGATCTCAAGCAGAGCATGCAGAACGGCGGTGGCCCAGCCTGCCTGCGCCTGCGCGTGGCGCTCAACGACGCCGAGCTGGCGGCAGTGAACCCGGGCGTGATCATGACCCCGAGCCTTTACGACACCCTGGTCGCCTGGGTCGACAAGCACTACCGCGACCGTCTGTCCGAGGCCGACCTGGCCGACCCGCAATTGCTCGTGGAATGCCGGACGGCGTTGGATGAACTGAGCCAGATCCTTAAACTGGGCTCCGTCTATCCCTTCCAGATGAGTTGAGCACCATGACCACCGAAAGCCTCCCGCTAATTCTCGAAGACAACAAGGGCGAGCGCCGCGAGACCCACACTGCGCGCCTGGCCATTCGCCTGGAAGGGCGCGAACTGTGGCTGGAGGCCGACGGCAAGGGCGGTCTGCTGATCTACGCCGAGTCCTTCGAGGAGGACACCGAGGTGCCGCTGCTGGTGGTTCGTCCGCAGGCAGTCAATCAGCTCGGTCTGAGCCTGGAGCTGGAACCCGCCGAAGTCCACGAACATGGTCCAGACTGTGGATGTGACCACCACTGATCGCCGGAGCCGCCGCCCGCAGAGGGCGGTGGCTGCAAGGGAGACCCGCGCATGCTAGCACTGGGCAAGCTGCTCGACCTGACCCTCGTCGGTCGTGAACCGACCGAAAAAATCCAACTCACCGCCGACGGCACCCGCCTGCATTGGCTGGCTGAAGGCGCCCTCGAAGTGACCCCCGCCAGCGGTCGCGACAAGGGCCTGGACCTGCTGCTTTCTGCCGGTATCCACGGCAACGAGACGGCGCCGATCGAGCTGCTCGACCGGCTCATCCAGCGTATTGCCCGGGGTCATCTGAAGCCGGCGGTGCGTCTGCTGTTCCTGTTCGGCAATCCCGATGCCATGCGCCAGGGCGAGCGTTACCTGGAGCAGGACATCAACCGCCTGTTCTGCGGTCGTCACGAAGACGGCAGCGGCAGCGAGGCCCTGCGCGCTGCGGAGCTGGAGCGACTGGCGGCAGCCTTCTTCTCCCGTGACGGACGCCCGCGCCTGCACTACGACCTGCACACCGCGATCCGCGGCTCGAAGATCGAGCAGTTCGCCCTCTATCCCTGGAGCGAGGGCCGTGAGCATTCCCGTGCTGAGCTGGCCCGTCTGCGCCGCGCTGGTATCGATGCGGTGCTGCTGCAGAAAAAGA is a genomic window of Pseudomonas knackmussii B13 containing:
- the astA gene encoding arginine N-succinyltransferase, yielding MIVRPVTSADLPALFDLARSTGTGLTTLPANEQRLAHRVSWAEKAFRGEAERADADYLFVLENDDGKVVGISAVAGAVGLREPWYNYRVGLTVSASQELGIHREIPTLFLANDLTGQSELCSLFLHADARTGLNGRLLSKARFMFIAEFRELFGDKVIAEMRGMSDAAGRSPFWESLGRHFFKMEFSQADYLTGVGNKAFIAELMPKFPLYTCFLSEEARNVIGRVHPDTEPALAMLKGEGFSYQGYVDIFDAGPAIEAPTEKIRAIADSQTLVLAIGTPGDDAEPYLIHNRKREECRITAAPARVAAGSLVVDAQTAKRLRLAAGASVRAVPLSAGKRS
- the astD gene encoding succinylglutamate-semialdehyde dehydrogenase, which gives rise to MTTHYIAGQWLAGEGETLESLDPVSQAVVWHGRGASAAQVGAAVAAARAAFPAWARRPLEERIAVLEAFAATLKARSDELARAIGEETGKPLWEAATEVTSMVNKVAISVQAYRERTGLKSGPLADATAVLRHKPHGVVAVFGPYNFPGHLPNGHIVPALLAGNAVIFKPSELTPKVAELTVRAWIDAGLPAGVLNLVQGARETGVALAGHADIDGLFFTGSSRTGNLLHSQFGGQPQKILALEMGGNNPLIVDQVKDVEAAVYTIIQSAFISAGQRCTCARRLLVPAGEWGDALLARLVAVAASIKVGRFDEQPAPFMGSVVSLAAAEQLLKAQANLLAKGAEALLAMTQPQPGAALLTPGILDVTAVADRPDEEFFGPLLQVIRYADFDAAVREANATQYGLAAGLLSDSRERFEDFLLESRAGIVNWNKQLTGAASSAPFGGIGASGNHRPSAYYAADYCAYPVASLESESLSLPATLTPGVSL
- the astE gene encoding succinylglutamate desuccinylase, which codes for MLALGKLLDLTLVGREPTEKIQLTADGTRLHWLAEGALEVTPASGRDKGLDLLLSAGIHGNETAPIELLDRLIQRIARGHLKPAVRLLFLFGNPDAMRQGERYLEQDINRLFCGRHEDGSGSEALRAAELERLAAAFFSRDGRPRLHYDLHTAIRGSKIEQFALYPWSEGREHSRAELARLRRAGIDAVLLQKKTGITFSSYTYSQLEAEAFTLELGKARPFGQNQTVNLERLEGMLESLVDGSEAASSDAGLDGLQLFAVSREVIKHSDHFRLHLDDAVDNFTELDHGYLLAEDIGGTRWIVEEQGARIIFPNPRVKNGLRAGILVVPTEL